The Bacillota bacterium DNA segment TAGTCACCCTTGTGGTGGTGAGGAAGGCGGAGAGGAAGGATTCTTGCCACCATCGCCTGGTCGATCAAAAAAAAGGTTCCCTCGTCTTCATTTCGCAGCTCGGGAGGAAAAGAGATGTCGCCGATCACGATCTCCCCCGCGTAGCTGGCTCCCGGCTCCAGGTAGAGCCCGAGCTTGGGAAGGCCGAGGGTGACCGTAAGCCGCGCCCGGATGCACTCCCCTGCAACACGCCCGGTATCGGCCTCCAATCCCGAGGGAAGATCGACGCTGAGTACAGGTTTTCCCGATTCGTTGACCATTCTGATTGCCGTGGCGACAGGCTCCTGGGGGGTGCCCCGAAACCCCGTCCCGAAAAGAGCATCGATAACCAAATCGGACTGCACCAGGGCCTCCTTTAAATCGGCGATCTTTTCCCCGGTAAAGACCTGGCACGGAATCCCCATTTCGGTCACGATCTTCAAGTTGGCGGCAGCGTCGCCTTGATAAGACTCCGGCGGGGCTGTAAGCAGGATATTCACCCGCGCCCCCCGGTTGAACAGGTGGCGCCCTGCCACCAGACCATCTCCCCCGTTGTTTCCAGGGCCCGCGAGCACAAGCGCCGTCCTCCCCCGGGGGCCCTCCCCCCAGAACCGCGAGAGGACAGCTGCAACCACATTGAGACCCGCGTTCTCCATTAAGATTATACCGGGAATTCCGTAGCGCCGCGTTGCTTCCTGGTCAAGCTCCCGCATTTCCGCGGCTTTGACCAACCTCATCAAACATCCCCCTTCGCAGCAAAATTCTCAAAAAAATTCCTGCGGGCCCCCAGGGCCAGGACAACGGCGCAGGCGCAGGCTCTGCTGTGGGAAAGGCTCACCACAAAATCTTCAACCCCCAGCCGGCGGGCGAGTTGGGCCGCATTTTGGGAAAGATGAATCCGGGGGGGACCTTCCCCGAGGAGGACCTCAATTTCGCGCCAGGGCATTCCTCCTCCCGCCCCGCAGGCTTTTCGAACCGCCTCTTTCGCCGCAAAACGCGCCGCAAATGATGCGGCCGGACGGCTCTTTTGCAGGCAGTAAGCAATTTCCCGCGAACTGAAGAGGCGTTCCCGCAAACGGGGCTGCCGCGCGAGCGCCCTTTCCATCCGGTCAATTTCAATAATATCAATCCCGATCCCTCTAACCATAATCCCCCGCCACGAATTTTTAAAAATTGCCAAACAGCCTGAAGTTATTATATCACAAACCTGAGGAGCATTCCGGTTCCTGCCATTTCAGGATTGCAAAAGGACAAAAAATCCCGTCCAAGCCTGACAAGCTCAAACGGGATCTCATAAATCTTCCGGCTTCCCCGGAAATCAGCCCGCAAGGGCTTCCGCCGTTTCCCTCAGCTGGCTCTGCTCCGTTTCCGTCAAGATCTTGTTGAGATCGAGCAGGATCAGCAACCTGTCATCTAATTTCCCTACACCCCGCAAATAGTCTGCCGTAATCCCGGCAATGACCGCCGGCGGCGGTTCGATACTGGTCACGGGAAGCCGGAGCACCTCGGAGACCACATCCACGATGACACCAACCGTGTGGCCGGCGATTTCCACCACCACAATCCGGGCCTCATCGGTGTATGCCGCACCTTCCAGCCCGAACCTCTTCTTCAAGTCGATTACCGGAAGCACCTTGCCGCGCAAATTAATGACACCCTCCACAAAGGCCGGGGCCTTCGGAATCCTGGTGGGAGTGGTAAGACGGTTGATTTCCTGAACCTGGGTAATCGGCACCCCGTATTCCTCGGCTCCCAAACGAAAAACAACCAGTTGAATTTCACCTGTTTCTTTCTCTTCCATACCGGACCCCTGTCCCAGGGCTCACCTCCTCAACCAGCTTTTTTGCTTACATTCTTCGCAACAGGGGGTAATTCCTGCTAACCGCATTAAATTGTGGTAATTTTTCTAAAATCAGAATGGGGTAAAGAGCCCAAATCGCCCGCGCAAACCCCCTGGAAAAGAGCCGGGTTGGGAAGAGATTTTCCCCAGCCAGGCCTACAACGCAAAGGAGGCAGCTTACTCGACGGTGACGCTTTTGGCCAGATTACGGGGCTTGTCGATGTCGCAGCCGCGGGCTGCCGCCATGTAGTAAGCCAGAAGCTGCAGAGGAACCGCGGCCAGAATGGGAGCCACGAAAGAAGGAGCCTCGGGGAGACTGATCACATGGTCGACCTCCCGGGCAACCTCCTCCCTGCGGCCCAGACAGACCCCAATCACCGTCCCCTCCCTCGCCTTGACCTCCTTCACATTGCTCAGGAGTTTCTCCAGGAGATCGTCCTGGGTGGCAAGAGCAATCACAGGCACCCCTTCGACAATCAAAGCCAGGGTTCCATGCTTCAGTTCGCCGGCAGCATAGGCCTCGGCGTGAATGTAGGAGATTTCCTTGAGCTTGAGGGCCCCCTCCAGCGCAACGGCGTAGTCGAGGCCGCGGCCGATGAAGAATACATCTTCGCACCGGCAATATTTCCTGGCCACCTCGTCAAGGTATTCCTTTTGCTCTAAAATCAGATCCACCTGGTCGGGCAGTTTCCTCAGTGCTGCTGTGATTTCCGCAACTTCGGCGCCGGTGCGCGTTCCCCGCGCCTTCGCAAACAAAAGCCCCAGCAGATACATCACCAGAACCTGGGTCGTATACGCCTTGGTGGAGGCCACCGCAATCTCCGGTCCCGCCCAGGTGTAGATCACCTCGTCAGCCTCCCGCGCCACCGTGCTTCCCACGACGTTGGTCACGGCCAGCACCCGGCAGCCCCGCGCCCGCGCCTCCCGCAGGGCGGCCAGTGTATCCGCAGTTTCCCCCGACTGGCTGATTACAACAACCAGGGTCCGGGCATCCAGCAGGGGGTCCCGGTAGCGAAACTCGGAGGCAAGATCGACCTCTACCGGGATCCGGGCGAGCTTCTCGATGACGTACTTTCCCACAAGACCGGCATGGTAAGCAGTGCCGCAGGCGACAACGGCAATT contains these protein-coding regions:
- a CDS encoding holo-ACP synthase is translated as MVRGIGIDIIEIDRMERALARQPRLRERLFSSREIAYCLQKSRPAASFAARFAAKEAVRKACGAGGGMPWREIEVLLGEGPPRIHLSQNAAQLARRLGVEDFVVSLSHSRACACAVVLALGARRNFFENFAAKGDV
- a CDS encoding purine-binding chemotaxis protein CheW encodes the protein MEEKETGEIQLVVFRLGAEEYGVPITQVQEINRLTTPTRIPKAPAFVEGVINLRGKVLPVIDLKKRFGLEGAAYTDEARIVVVEIAGHTVGVIVDVVSEVLRLPVTSIEPPPAVIAGITADYLRGVGKLDDRLLILLDLNKILTETEQSQLRETAEALAG
- the glmS gene encoding glutamine--fructose-6-phosphate transaminase (isomerizing) gives rise to the protein MCGIVGYLGNQDAVSVLLNGLKRLEYRGYDSAGVAFLNEGALKVHKKAGRIAVLEECLGALAPQTRIGIGHTRWATHGRPSDRNAHPHCDCTGKFAVVHNGIIENYGELREQLEGRGHRFTSETDTEVLAHLVEEAYAGDLCAALREALRQVRGSYAVVLLSEYHPDRLVAARKDSPLVVGLGQGEYFLASDIPALLPYTRQVYLLSEGEMAELTLDGVRIMNSRGEPVTREVFHVGWDAAAAERGGFPHFMLKEICEQPRALRDTLRGRITPQGDDVVLKEIALAPEEIRSFSKIAVVACGTAYHAGLVGKYVIEKLARIPVEVDLASEFRYRDPLLDARTLVVVISQSGETADTLAALREARARGCRVLAVTNVVGSTVAREADEVIYTWAGPEIAVASTKAYTTQVLVMYLLGLLFAKARGTRTGAEVAEITAALRKLPDQVDLILEQKEYLDEVARKYCRCEDVFFIGRGLDYAVALEGALKLKEISYIHAEAYAAGELKHGTLALIVEGVPVIALATQDDLLEKLLSNVKEVKAREGTVIGVCLGRREEVAREVDHVISLPEAPSFVAPILAAVPLQLLAYYMAAARGCDIDKPRNLAKSVTVE